The proteins below come from a single Mytilus edulis chromosome 5, xbMytEdul2.2, whole genome shotgun sequence genomic window:
- the LOC139523254 gene encoding galactoside 2-alpha-L-fucosyltransferase Sec1-like isoform X2, producing MKLKAAGWSKHILMLILTLGICLVLFNNYKEQNLIYSVSTNIITNVYSAELNKVNAIPRSSKKYVKVEFSGRLGNLMFEYASLYGIAKHHNITPIVDEGCKLRTFFKISAVSVKPLLNLKRYVEKKGNVYEENAFKLDTKYNWTLKGYFQSWKYFIDNSREIRKEFQFKENVQIEATKQFQEIIKSKNITNVNKHTFIAVHVRRGDFVNNQHFVNFGYSSANESYINNAMTKFRSQFSNAFFIFSSDDIAWCKNRFNESNIAFINKKNSPEVDMAIMSHCNHTIVTTGSYGWWTAWLIGGTTIYFKDFPRKGSKLDKIFDSTTYNLPSWIAM from the exons ATGAAGCTCAAAG ctGCAGGTTGGTCAAAGCATATTTTGATGTTGATTTTGACGCTTGGAATTTGTCTTGTTCTTTTCAACAACTACAAGGAGCAAAATCTTATTTACAGTGTATCAACAAATATAATTACTAATGTATATTCAGCTGAATTAAACAAGGTTAATGCAATTCCAAGGTCATCCAAGAAGTATGTTAAAGTGGAGTTTTCAGGTCGACTCGGAAACTTAATGTTTGAATATGCATCACTTTATGGCATCGCCAAACACCATAACATTACACCTATTGTTGATGAGGGATGTAAGTTAAGGacgtttttcaaaatttctgCTGTTTCAGTTAAACCGTTATTGAACTTAAAACGTTACGTAGAGAAAAAAGGTAACGTGTATGAGGAAAATGCTTTTAAGCTTGATACAAAATACAACTGGACTCTCAAAGGCTACTTTCAGAGTTGGAAATACTTTATTGACAATAGTAGAGAAATAAGAAAAGAAttccaatttaaagaaaatgtacaGATAGAAGCCACTAAACAATTTCAAGAAATTATAAAGTCAAAGAACATAACAAATGTGAACAAACATACTTTTATTGCTGTTCATGTTCGCCGTGGAGattttgtaaacaatcaacacTTTGttaattttggatattcatcagCAAATGAAAGTTACATAAATAATGCGATGACAAAATTCCGATCACAATTTTCAAatgcttttttcatattttcgtCAGACGATATAGCATGGTGCAAAAATCGTTTTAACGAATCAAATATAGCATTCATTAACAAGAAAAATTCACCGGAAGTTGACATGGCGATAATGTCTCACTGTAATCATACTATAGTTACCACTGGAAGTTATGGTTGGTGGACTGCCTGGCTCATTGGGGGTACAACAATATATTTCAAAGATTTTCCAAGAAAAGGATCAAAACTTGACAAGATATTTGATTCTACTACCTACAATTTACCTTCCTGGATTGCAATGTAG
- the LOC139523254 gene encoding galactoside 2-alpha-L-fucosyltransferase Sec1-like isoform X1, whose product MTGVKRLCMKLKAAGWSKHILMLILTLGICLVLFNNYKEQNLIYSVSTNIITNVYSAELNKVNAIPRSSKKYVKVEFSGRLGNLMFEYASLYGIAKHHNITPIVDEGCKLRTFFKISAVSVKPLLNLKRYVEKKGNVYEENAFKLDTKYNWTLKGYFQSWKYFIDNSREIRKEFQFKENVQIEATKQFQEIIKSKNITNVNKHTFIAVHVRRGDFVNNQHFVNFGYSSANESYINNAMTKFRSQFSNAFFIFSSDDIAWCKNRFNESNIAFINKKNSPEVDMAIMSHCNHTIVTTGSYGWWTAWLIGGTTIYFKDFPRKGSKLDKIFDSTTYNLPSWIAM is encoded by the exons ATGACTG GTGTGAAAAGACTTTGCATGAAGCTCAAAG ctGCAGGTTGGTCAAAGCATATTTTGATGTTGATTTTGACGCTTGGAATTTGTCTTGTTCTTTTCAACAACTACAAGGAGCAAAATCTTATTTACAGTGTATCAACAAATATAATTACTAATGTATATTCAGCTGAATTAAACAAGGTTAATGCAATTCCAAGGTCATCCAAGAAGTATGTTAAAGTGGAGTTTTCAGGTCGACTCGGAAACTTAATGTTTGAATATGCATCACTTTATGGCATCGCCAAACACCATAACATTACACCTATTGTTGATGAGGGATGTAAGTTAAGGacgtttttcaaaatttctgCTGTTTCAGTTAAACCGTTATTGAACTTAAAACGTTACGTAGAGAAAAAAGGTAACGTGTATGAGGAAAATGCTTTTAAGCTTGATACAAAATACAACTGGACTCTCAAAGGCTACTTTCAGAGTTGGAAATACTTTATTGACAATAGTAGAGAAATAAGAAAAGAAttccaatttaaagaaaatgtacaGATAGAAGCCACTAAACAATTTCAAGAAATTATAAAGTCAAAGAACATAACAAATGTGAACAAACATACTTTTATTGCTGTTCATGTTCGCCGTGGAGattttgtaaacaatcaacacTTTGttaattttggatattcatcagCAAATGAAAGTTACATAAATAATGCGATGACAAAATTCCGATCACAATTTTCAAatgcttttttcatattttcgtCAGACGATATAGCATGGTGCAAAAATCGTTTTAACGAATCAAATATAGCATTCATTAACAAGAAAAATTCACCGGAAGTTGACATGGCGATAATGTCTCACTGTAATCATACTATAGTTACCACTGGAAGTTATGGTTGGTGGACTGCCTGGCTCATTGGGGGTACAACAATATATTTCAAAGATTTTCCAAGAAAAGGATCAAAACTTGACAAGATATTTGATTCTACTACCTACAATTTACCTTCCTGGATTGCAATGTAG